GGATGTCATTGCATACGGCGATAGTCTTGTCGAAGGTGTGGGATCAACTGATGGTAACGATTTTGTGTCACTGCTTTCTGCTAAAATTGGCCAGCCAATTACCAACCTTGGTCGCTCTGGTGACACAACGGTGGATGGTATTGCACGGATAGGGGAGCTTGATAACTACAATCCGAAAGTCGTTCTGCTGCTTCTTGGCGGTAACGACCATCTAAAACAAATTCCGATTACTGAGACGCACAATAATCTTGCAATCCTCATACAGAACATCCAGGCACGTGGGGCAGTGGTGCTGCTTCTGGGCGTGCGCGGCGGATTGTTCAATGATCGCTTTGGCCCTGAGTTCCAAAATTTGAGCCAAACATATCACACCGCTTTCGTTCCCGATGTTTTGGCTGGTCTATTTGGAAATGTAAATTATATGTCCGATGCAATACATCCCAATAATGCAGGGTATCAAATTATTGCTGACCGCATTTACCCGGTTCTTGCCCCGCTCCTGAAGTAGAAATATATCGTACAGTTTCTTGACTATTTAGACGCATTTAGTAAGATACTTACATATCTCGTACGCGCCATATATGGTAAACCGAAAAGAAAAAATAAATGAACTAATGGAGGG
The Candidatus Paceibacterota bacterium DNA segment above includes these coding regions:
- a CDS encoding GDSL-type esterase/lipase family protein, whose translation is MKYLIIIFGVILIAAIGVFIFRSSGNPDLLTNYPSPNPDVIAYGDSLVEGVGSTDGNDFVSLLSAKIGQPITNLGRSGDTTVDGIARIGELDNYNPKVVLLLLGGNDHLKQIPITETHNNLAILIQNIQARGAVVLLLGVRGGLFNDRFGPEFQNLSQTYHTAFVPDVLAGLFGNVNYMSDAIHPNNAGYQIIADRIYPVLAPLLK